The stretch of DNA GGTATCTGGTGAATTCTGAGTTCTGACATCTTTGACAGAGCCTCTGCAACCCTTGAATCCCTGCTCAGCACAACGGCGTCTTTTGTCATAACTTCACTTATTTTCATCGTTCCTACCTCCAGTATTGTATTTCCCTATGTTCAATTAGCACTTTAACCTGATCTCTGATGTCTTTACCATCAGCAGCATCCTTGATCAGGCTCGCAACAAGATCAGTATCGTCAATCCCCATTCTTGTCATCTCTGCGGTACCTATTCTCCCTTCCCTGTCCACGATTATGCCATTTTTCTCTAGTTTCTTGCTGAAGGTAGCTGCACTCATACCCTTCTTCTCAAGCTCTCCCTTATCAACGTGCAGCTGGTGGGACTCAGAAAACCATGGGGAATGCATTACAGGGATACTTCTGGAGAAAAGCTTCTCCCCCAGGTCATGTGAATTCTTCACCACCTTCTGCGCGTACTGTTTTCCGTACCTGGACATCTCTTCCAGCGCGACCCCGAGTCCGGCCACTCTGGCCAAGTGGTAGTTGTCAATGGCTCTCCACGTGAGATTTTTCTCTATGCTTTCGTATATTTCCCGGTTATTGGTCAACATAATTGATCCCTGTGGGCCAAAGAAAGATTTATGCGTTGACCCAAACAGGATATCCGAATACTGGAGAGCATCATGCTGAAAGGATCCACCAGCAACAAGCCCTAAGACGTGCGATGCATCATAAACTATCCTGCAACCGAATGAATCAGCAATGTTTCGGATGTTTCTCAGGTCGTACGGCCTGAGAAAGAACGACTGACCAAGCAAGATGGCCGCCGGTTGTACATGCTTCATGGATTTCTCAAGTTTGTCAAGGTCCACCGACTGGTTCTCTCCGTCATAGGGTATTTCATAGCTGTGGAGGGACAGAATGTCCGGAAGAAAACCCTGGGAGTAACCGGTATATCCTCCGTACTTCTCTGCAATGGCCATTATGTTTCCCTTGCGCTTGGTGATTGAGATCAGTGCCACCATTGCGGCGATGTGACCGCCCATTGGCCTCACCTCTGCAAATTTAGACCGAAAAACATCCTCAGCAAGCTTTGTTGTTGCCTCAAGGATCTTTTCCGAATACACTGTTCCACCGTAGGCGTTCTCTCCCGTTTCTTCATCAATGAGAGAATACCGTGAATTAAGGTCAGAGGATAGTGCTGATCGGACATCCGGACTCAAAATATTCTCCGATGCCTGTAGATTGAGAACCTTTTTTCTGTACTCGTCGTGTTTTTTTACATATTCTAGAATATCACTCATGATAATCCTGCCTCAGAACATGCCAAATTTCCCCTTTTGCAAGTATAATTTACTGTCGGGAAATGGCATAACATAACCATGGTTATCGTGTTATATAGCTTTTCCCACGTTTTTAGTGCATAGAATGTTTTAGCCGTTATAAACAGAAAAACAGTGTACAGAATTAGGCTATATTCGACACTTATCAAACCTGACAAGGAACCAGATTTCTCCAGGCCCAGTGACATAGAAGATATACGTTTACTGAATGTGCGTCCTGTTCATGGAAGATGCTTTGTTTCCTCTCACCTTAAGGGATGAAAAGTCTATAAAACCTCATAGTATGGTTGGGAAACTAATCTTCTCTGTTACAAAAGACGTAAATAGGCTCACTGGGTATTATTTTAATGACCAGGCCAGTAAGGGTTACGTACAGGAAATCGAATCCAAATTCCAATGCTCGTGATCAAGTCGAGGAGCTTGAAGAAAACTTGAGGTTATTAAAGCTTGCTCTTAGGGGTAACAAGGATCGGCTAGCACAGACAAACCTGGAAAAATATGGCGGCATTTCCAGGAGAGAAGCAAAGGTGCAGATCAAGGTTGTCAAGAAGGCGATCAGGCGCCTGACTGGTAACACGTGGGAGGCATATTTCAAGGTACAGAATAGGATGTTTATGCACAGGATAGGTCCTTACTTCAGTGGAATCATAGGGTATAATGACAAATCTGATGAGGAAAGTGAAAATATTGAATAAATCAGGAACTGTCTAGCGTCCTGACCAATATTTTCAAAATGTCTAAGAGGCATTCCCGAATAAACTTGACGTATTCGCTTAGGTAATATTATTGTCAATCAAGGATAAATCTTAATAATAATACGGATGCCTGTGAGAAATACACGACGGGATGGCTACACTGTCGCCGTTTTGGGTGCGACGGGAGTCGTAGGAAGGGCAATGGTACAGACCCTGGAAAGAAGGAATTTCCCCGTGTCCGAGCTCAAACTTTTTGCTACTGAAAAGTCAGCCGGGACAAGAATCATATTCCATGGGGAGGAAATACTCGTTCAGGACGCGGGTTCAGGTCATTTTGCTGATACTGACATATTCCTGTTCAGTGCTGGATCTGAAGCCGCCAGATTGTATGCGAAATCCGCTATGGATTCTGGTGCCGTGGTAATAGACAACAGTAGTGCATTCAGGATGGAAACCTGGGTTCCTCTCGTAGTGCCCGAGGTGAACCCGGAGGCGATCAGTGACCACAGAGGACTGATTTCTAACCCAAATTGCTCCACAATCCAGCTCACAGTAGCTATAAAACCTCTTCTATCGCTTGGCATGGAACATGTCTATGTTTCAACATACCAGGCAGCCAGTGGTATGGGGCAGAAGGGAATAACTGGGCTTCTGAACGGCCAAGAAGATGACATGACTTTTCCGACAAGGAATAGTTCAAAGCATTATCCCCTTGTTCTTAATGTTCTTCCACAGTGTGACGACTTCACTGCCAATGGTTACACGAAGGAGGAAATGAAGATCGTAAACGAATCCCGCAAAATACTAGGAAGAAAGGATTTGAAGATAAGCCCAACCGCTGTCAGGGTACCGGTTGTTTACGGGCACTCCGAATCTGTGGCCATAAGATTCAACCATCAGGTGTCACTTTCAGAAATCAGAGCAAGACTTTCCAAAGCACCAGGAATCATTATAGCTGATGATCCGGAAAAGGGGGTAATCCCGCACCCAAAGATGGCGGAAGGCAGTGGGGACGTTTATGTTGGTCGGATCAGAAGGGATATAACCGATCCCAACACGATCATGATGTTTGTTGTAGCTGATAACATACTCAAGGGAGCTTCATGGAACGCCGTGCAGATCGCTGAAATTCTTGTTAATCGATCATTATTCTGCCAGCATGATCCCACAAAAGTGGAAGGGTGACAAGGACGGAAAGGATTTCTATCCTCAAATTCGGTGGCACTCCCCTGTCAACCGAGGAGGGGAGGTCGTTCGCTGCTTCCCATGTAATGGATTCTGTGAAAGTGGGATATAGAACAGTTGTTGTGGTATCTGCAATGGGAAGATCCGGTGATCCATATTCGACAGATACCCTGATGTCGTTGATAGGAACAGAATGTTCATTGCAACCTCGTGATCTGGACCTCCTGGTCTCATGCGGCGAAACGATCAGCTCGGTAATATTTTCGGCAAAACTCAATAGGCTTGGCATTAAGGCAGCTCCACTGACAGGTGGGATGGCCGGAATTATCACCGATTCTAATTTTGGGGACGCTTCCATAGTGAAAATCCGGAAGGCGAGATTGCTGGAATTTATTAGAAATGGAATCGTCCCTGTTGTTTCTGGATTTCAGGGGACAACGCTTAAGGGGGAGATCACAACACTGGGAAGGGGAGGAAGCGATACCACAGCCATAGCTATTGGCTCCGAACTGAAGGCGGATCGGGTCTGCATATACAAGGATGTGGATGGCGTGATGACCTGTGATCCAAAGGTATCAAAGGACGCTAGGCTTTTAGTTCGAATAAGCGCACAAAGGCTCCTTGAAATGGTAGATTCTGGATCCAGGATAATCCACAGGAAGGCGCTGGAACTAGCCATCGCGAATAAGGTTGTTTTTATCGTCAGGAATACATTCCCAAGTAGCACGGAAACAGTCGTTTATCCAACAGAAGACCAGGTTTCGCCAGAAAACCATACACCGCTTCCTTCAGATCCTCCCCACGGCTGAGTTATTCCCAACTGCAATTACATTTGACTCAGGTCATTGCAGAAAACTATTGACCCAAGCGAATGCAGGAGTAGCAAAAAAGTCAGGGAGTTACTTATTTCAAGATACTGCACTAAGGCAAATGCCGAATCAGGCTTAAATGCACAGACACAATCACTTGAGTCTAGGGATAAAGTTGGTTCCTGAGACAACAAATATAATTATCTCTCGAAATATTACCGGCATAACTTGCCTGAGTCGTATTTTTCGTCTTTAAGAGGTGGTGGAGTCTTCTCAAACCGATACGTGAGAGCTATTTCCTCAGCCCAGCTCATAAGGGTGCTCGGGCGTTCGCAAGCGTGGATTTTCATCCCCCTTTATCTTTCCATTGTAAGGCATGTCTCGTACCCAGTCATTGGATTCCTGTTTTTCATTACTGCCATAATATCCCTTCCATTCTCAATATACGGGGGGAACCTCATTGACAGGTTTGGAAGACGGAAATGGGCACTCATAACACCACCGCTGATAATGCTGATCTTCATTGTGATCTCGGTTCTGATTTTCATCGGTTCTTATGTTTACATTATTTACGTGGCATTCGTGATGGTCGAGCCTTTGATGAGCATACAGGGCATACTGGACAATGTCGTCATAACCGACACTGTGAAAGAATCAGACCGCACGAATGCATTCGGGATCGTCAGGATAATGGCAAACATTGGATTCTCCGCGGGACCCGCAATCGGAGGATTCCTCTCATACCTGAATTATGGCTATGTGTTCCTCTTTCCGGCCGTGTCAACTGCTGTTGAATGGGTCATCTACATTCTCTACATTCAGGAGACGCCCCATATCACAAGCCTGTCATCCTCAGGCTTTTCGTTTCCAAGAAAAGACACGAAGTTTATCGTAATCAGCCTTCTGATAGGATCAATTTTCTTTGTGGCAGGGCAGTGGGGTACAACACTTACGCTTTTCTGGAGCCATGTTGATTTCATAACTAACAGAGCCATAGGAATACTGTACACGGTCAACGGGTTCGCTGTGGTTTTCCTGCAGATGCCAACCAATATCCTGTTCCAGAAGGTGCGTGATGGCACAAGAATAGCCATAGGCGGCCTTATTTATTCATTCTCTTTCCTCGCTCTGGCATTCTTTTCCGGCACAGTTTTCCTGGTTATTGACGTGATAGCAATAACCATGGGCGAGAACGTGATTTCTCCCGTGATATACAGCGTTATCGGCAAAATGTCCCCACCTGACAAACGCGGCCAGTATTTCGGCGCCGCACAGCTGGTTATTGGTCTGGTACAGCCAATAGCACCACTCGTTGGCACGGTTATGCTATCATACTTCTATTCAGAACCTTTGCTGATGTGGGGTCCCCTTGCCCTGCTTGGGATCGCACTCTCATACCTGGTTTACATTTATGCCGGCAGGATTCTGCGTTCCATTCCGCAGGCGAGCTCCTGAACTGATCTTTACTTGCTCTCATACCTCACAATCACAGCTGACCCCAGTATAACCTCGATCAAGATCGCAAGTTCTGAAAATACCGGTACTAGGGAAACAACAATCACTAAAACAAAAAAGATGCCCGTGGTTGATTCGCTGTCATACATCTTCTGCAGGGAATCGGTACCTCTCGAGAGTGTGTCTCGAAACGTTCTGCCCGTAAGCAAACTCAGCATGAGAGCGTAGGCGGAATATGCGAACCACAGGTTGGAAAGCGATCCTCCAAAGAAAGGAATGAAGTTGATTGCAGCACCGATCAGCGCCATAAAGACCAATATCCAGGCATACTTGCTGGTTGATGCAGCAGCGCTTCTGAAGGACGACTCCAGCCCAAACCTGTACCCCTTGCTGCGAACAGAGGCGGCCTCGGACTGCCATATCACGCCAAATGCCTCGATGAGTATGACAATGAACACTATGGCTGAATCGAAAATGATCGTTCCTAATGGTAGAAGCAGCATGTTATAGCCATTGTCGAAAAAGCCATGCAGTGAAAACGCCAGTGACACTGATCCAGCGACTGCTTCGACGATAAGTGCAACAACAAAGCTAAGCAGAAAGGGGAAAATAAGCATAAAATCAGATACAAGCAACTGCAGGCCATGTCTCAGTGAATAGTCCTTCTGCGTCATATACATCGTTTTCAGTTGCTGTGTAATTTTTACTTAGGATATCTATATTGTGGAACATCTTTAAAGCTTATTCTTCAGAGCAAATGCAATTGTGAGGATCACCCACAGGGATATAGCACAAGTGCCGAAAGTTTCAAGTTCTGCTGACGACGGCCAATTCACTGCATATGCAAATAATGAGGCCGAGACCGCTATCACCAGTGAATATACCCCGATCAATCTCTTCTTGATTGTAGCCCCTATGCCCCAGATCAAGATGGCGATGTCTGCCTGTACGAAGAACCACGACGATACAAAGTCGTGAGGATAAGTTCCGCCATGATAAATGCCAATCAACGCAAGAAACATTGCTGCAACAATGAAGAACGAAGATCCCACTGTCTGGATCGTATTTCTAGAATAGAGAATAAGGCCGGCAGAATAAAAAACAATAAGAATAGAGGTGAACATAAGACCCACGTTGTATATCCATGGATCGGTGGCACCAAGTGATCCTAGCGCGCTGAGGGCACCCGTATAAAAATTGAACCAGGGATTTACAAGCCAGGCAGTGGCTATCCAAAGGAAAATTGAAACAAGCGCTGCAACGCCAAACAACATCAGCTTGACTCTGGCACTTCCAGAATAATGCATGGATAAGCAACCATGGCGTGGATATAAATATGACCAGTGGTTAATTTCCTATGAATAGTTCTGTCGAGCTATACTAGGGTACATTATGTTTTTCATCCCTGGTTGCGAAACCCGGGCGGCGTAAAATTTGACCCAAGAAGATCGAAATGGCCAGTCCGATTGCTGGAATTCCTGTTGATCATCCTCGTAGAGGCAACCTTCACGCAGAAAGAATTCACGTATAGCGATGAAATCTCCGGTGCCCACGAATTGTTGAATATGACCATGACTCCTCTTTTTCCCATTTCTTCATACTGATCGCGAAGCCTCTCCTGTTCGCTGTAGGGGAAGCCGACTCTTGAATAAGCTGTAAAGCTTGAAGTGTTAGAAAGAGGGAAATAAGGGGGGTCAATGTAGACAAGATCGCCGGCAGAGGCCATATTGCAGGTCTCAGCAAAGTCGATGGCATATATATCAACCAGAGAAAGCATCCTACTGAACTCCATTATATGTTCAGGATTAGGCATAGTAGGGTTTCTATATTTTCCGAAAGGAACGTTGAACTTTCCTGATATGTTTACCCTCCAGAGCCCATTATACCCGTGCCTGTTGAGGTAAATGAATAGGGCCGCGCGCTCAATCGTGGAACCTTTATCCCCGAGTATAAGGTTGAATCTTTCCCTGGCTGAGTAATATGAATCTCTGCTATTGCCGTAGGGCAGGCATTCAATCTCGTCAGTTATCTTTCCCGGGTTCCGTTTGACTACCCTATAAACATTTATGAGTTCCTCATTGATATCAGAAATGACGGCGTGTGTTATCCTGCGCATATTGTAGAGTTCAACCAGAAGGGCGCAGCCACCGGCAAAAGGTTCCAGATAGTTTCTGAACCTTGCGGGAATCATCGGCAGGATTGAAGGCATCAATTGTCTTTTCCCTCCTGCCCACTTCAACAGGGGCTTAAGCATGGTTTTAGGCGTCCCTTTCCCTTCAGCTCTGCACATTTGCTGTACCTCAAAGGCAAACCCCTCCTATAAACGCATGCCCGCCCAATTGCACAGAATAACTTCCCAGGCGCAGATTCACAGTATCCCGTCTTAAATTGCTTTTACAATCCCATAAGAAGTAAAAACGTCATTAATTGTGGTTTTTCAAGCAATCTTGCAAGCAGAAGGATGGTTGACCACGAATTCATTTATTTAACCGGGAAATATATCAATTGTGCACTTAACTCAGGAAGGGCTTATATATATTCGATCCAAATGCAGCAAGTATGCAGGACATTTCAAATCATTTCCACTGGGTTAGAATCCTTTCCCTGCTGAACGTTACTCTGCTGAGAAAATACATCAGTACCACTGCAACTAGCAATGCTCCAGAAATTATTAGAAGGTTGGTATCGCTCCCAAGCGATACAATACCTATTTCTCCCAGGACATAAATCACAATAAGGGGAAGAAGGGAAAAAACACCTATCTGGTATGCACCCTGAACGCTGTTCACCTTGGACGAGACAAATACACCCGTGCTGGCCCCGTATATACTGGCCAGGGGAGTGCCAAGCAGATAAACAATTGCAATGGTCCAGTTCGGGTAATACAGGTATCCAAAACTGGAATCTGTAAGGAGATCAATAAGCAGCATGTAAACCGTCAGTCCAAGGTAAACTGAGGCTATAGCCGGAAGGAAAGCGCCAATGTATTTGCCTACCAGTATCTCGCCATCGGAGGTGGGCGTGGCAAGCAGAGGTTCCAGGCTCTTTTCGGTTTTCTCACCAACGATGCTGTAACTGGAAATGTAGAGTGGAATCAAAGCCGAAAGTATGATGAAAAAGAATGGAAAGGCCCCAAGTAGGGATGAGAGAAGTTCTTCTGTGGCAGACTTCTTGATGATCAGGTATTCAATGAGCAGCGGAAGTCCCACCCCCAGTGCAAGCGGTAAAACAATCATGGCTATCCCACGGGCTCCTCCATTCCTGAGAATTGCCAGTTCCTTTCTTGCAAGTATCCACGATTTCCAAAGCCTCATTATCTTACTCCCTCACAAGTTGAAGATATATGTCCTCCAGCGATGCACCAGTCTCATTTACCGATCTGACCCTCCCTCCAGCGGAAACAATAGCGCTTATAATGGAGGGAGTTTCTTTGTCAGGGTCATTCAGGGATACCAGCAGTTTATTCGCCTCCGCCTCCACGCTTCTTGGGTTCAGACCCTTAACCGATCTGATTATCCTGTCATTCATCTCCTCCAGCAGGATCACA from Thermoplasmataceae archaeon encodes:
- a CDS encoding serine hydroxymethyltransferase, encoding MSDILEYVKKHDEYRKKVLNLQASENILSPDVRSALSSDLNSRYSLIDEETGENAYGGTVYSEKILEATTKLAEDVFRSKFAEVRPMGGHIAAMVALISITKRKGNIMAIAEKYGGYTGYSQGFLPDILSLHSYEIPYDGENQSVDLDKLEKSMKHVQPAAILLGQSFFLRPYDLRNIRNIADSFGCRIVYDASHVLGLVAGGSFQHDALQYSDILFGSTHKSFFGPQGSIMLTNNREIYESIEKNLTWRAIDNYHLARVAGLGVALEEMSRYGKQYAQKVVKNSHDLGEKLFSRSIPVMHSPWFSESHQLHVDKGELEKKGMSAATFSKKLEKNGIIVDREGRIGTAEMTRMGIDDTDLVASLIKDAADGKDIRDQVKVLIEHREIQYWR
- a CDS encoding aspartate-semialdehyde dehydrogenase; amino-acid sequence: MRNTRRDGYTVAVLGATGVVGRAMVQTLERRNFPVSELKLFATEKSAGTRIIFHGEEILVQDAGSGHFADTDIFLFSAGSEAARLYAKSAMDSGAVVIDNSSAFRMETWVPLVVPEVNPEAISDHRGLISNPNCSTIQLTVAIKPLLSLGMEHVYVSTYQAASGMGQKGITGLLNGQEDDMTFPTRNSSKHYPLVLNVLPQCDDFTANGYTKEEMKIVNESRKILGRKDLKISPTAVRVPVVYGHSESVAIRFNHQVSLSEIRARLSKAPGIIIADDPEKGVIPHPKMAEGSGDVYVGRIRRDITDPNTIMMFVVADNILKGASWNAVQIAEILVNRSLFCQHDPTKVEG
- a CDS encoding aspartate kinase, with amino-acid sequence MTRTERISILKFGGTPLSTEEGRSFAASHVMDSVKVGYRTVVVVSAMGRSGDPYSTDTLMSLIGTECSLQPRDLDLLVSCGETISSVIFSAKLNRLGIKAAPLTGGMAGIITDSNFGDASIVKIRKARLLEFIRNGIVPVVSGFQGTTLKGEITTLGRGGSDTTAIAIGSELKADRVCIYKDVDGVMTCDPKVSKDARLLVRISAQRLLEMVDSGSRIIHRKALELAIANKVVFIVRNTFPSSTETVVYPTEDQVSPENHTPLPSDPPHG
- a CDS encoding MFS transporter, which produces MPESYFSSLRGGGVFSNRYVRAISSAQLIRVLGRSQAWIFIPLYLSIVRHVSYPVIGFLFFITAIISLPFSIYGGNLIDRFGRRKWALITPPLIMLIFIVISVLIFIGSYVYIIYVAFVMVEPLMSIQGILDNVVITDTVKESDRTNAFGIVRIMANIGFSAGPAIGGFLSYLNYGYVFLFPAVSTAVEWVIYILYIQETPHITSLSSSGFSFPRKDTKFIVISLLIGSIFFVAGQWGTTLTLFWSHVDFITNRAIGILYTVNGFAVVFLQMPTNILFQKVRDGTRIAIGGLIYSFSFLALAFFSGTVFLVIDVIAITMGENVISPVIYSVIGKMSPPDKRGQYFGAAQLVIGLVQPIAPLVGTVMLSYFYSEPLLMWGPLALLGIALSYLVYIYAGRILRSIPQASS
- a CDS encoding DUF998 domain-containing protein, whose protein sequence is MHYSGSARVKLMLFGVAALVSIFLWIATAWLVNPWFNFYTGALSALGSLGATDPWIYNVGLMFTSILIVFYSAGLILYSRNTIQTVGSSFFIVAAMFLALIGIYHGGTYPHDFVSSWFFVQADIAILIWGIGATIKKRLIGVYSLVIAVSASLFAYAVNWPSSAELETFGTCAISLWVILTIAFALKNKL
- a CDS encoding Dam family site-specific DNA-(adenine-N6)-methyltransferase, with translation MCRAEGKGTPKTMLKPLLKWAGGKRQLMPSILPMIPARFRNYLEPFAGGCALLVELYNMRRITHAVISDINEELINVYRVVKRNPGKITDEIECLPYGNSRDSYYSARERFNLILGDKGSTIERAALFIYLNRHGYNGLWRVNISGKFNVPFGKYRNPTMPNPEHIMEFSRMLSLVDIYAIDFAETCNMASAGDLVYIDPPYFPLSNTSSFTAYSRVGFPYSEQERLRDQYEEMGKRGVMVIFNNSWAPEISSLYVNSFCVKVASTRMINRNSSNRTGHFDLLGSNFTPPGFRNQG
- a CDS encoding ABC transporter permease subunit; the protein is MRLWKSWILARKELAILRNGGARGIAMIVLPLALGVGLPLLIEYLIIKKSATEELLSSLLGAFPFFFIILSALIPLYISSYSIVGEKTEKSLEPLLATPTSDGEILVGKYIGAFLPAIASVYLGLTVYMLLIDLLTDSSFGYLYYPNWTIAIVYLLGTPLASIYGASTGVFVSSKVNSVQGAYQIGVFSLLPLIVIYVLGEIGIVSLGSDTNLLIISGALLVAVVLMYFLSRVTFSRERILTQWK